A genome region from Prionailurus viverrinus isolate Anna chromosome A3, UM_Priviv_1.0, whole genome shotgun sequence includes the following:
- the IFT172 gene encoding intraflagellar transport protein 172 homolog isoform X4, whose amino-acid sequence MQLKHLRTLLSPQDGAAKVTCMAWSQNNAKFAVCTVDRVVLLYDEHGERRDKFSTKPADMKYGRKSYMVKGMAFSPDSTKIAIGQTDNIIYVYKIGEDWGDKKVICNKFIQTSAVTCLQWPAEHIIVFGLAEGKVRLANTKTNKSSTIYGTDSYVVSLTTNCSGKGILSGHADGTIVRYFFDDEGSGESQGKLVNHPCPPYALAWATNSIVAAGCDRRIVAYGKEGHVLQTFDYSRDPQEREFTTAAASPGGQSVVLGSYDRLRVLNWSPRRSIWEEAKPKEIANLYTVTALAWKRDGSRLCAGTLCGGVEQFDCCLRRSIYKNKFELTYVGPSQVIVKNLSSGTRVVLKSHYGYEVEEVKILGKERYLVAHTSDTLLLGDLNTNRLSEVAWQGSGGNEKYFFENENVCMIFNAGELTLVEYGSNDTLGSVRTEFMNPHLISVRINERRQRGIEDNKKLAYLIDIKTIAIVDLIGGYNIGTISHESRVDWLELNETGHKLLFRDRKLRGEVIGLERGGGKTEVMVTEGVTTVAYTLDEGLIEFGTAIDDGNYTRATAFLETLEMTPETEAMWKTLSKLALEARQLHIAERCFSALGHVAKARFLHKTNEIADQVSREYGGEGTDFYQVRARLAMLEKNYKLAEMIFLEQNAVEEAMDMYQELHRWDECIAVAQAKGHPALEKLRRGYYQWLMDTQQEERAGELQESQGDGLAAISLYLKAGLPAKAARLVLTREELLANTELVEHITAALIKGELYERAGDLFEKIRNPQRALECYCKGNAFMKAVELARLAFPVEVVRLEEAWGDHLVQQKQLDAAINHYIEARCSIKAIEAALGARQWKKAIYILDLQDQNTASKYYPRVAQHYASLQEYEIAEELYIKGDRTKDAIDMYTQAGRWEQAHKLAMKCMRPEDVSVLYITQAQEMEKQGKYREAERLYVTVEEPDLAITMFKKHKLYDDMIRLVGKHHPDLLSDTHLHLGKELEAEGRLQEAEYHYLEAQEWKATVNMYRSNGLWEEAYRVAKAHGGTNAHKHVAYLWAKSLGGESAVRLLNKLGLLEAAIDHAADNCSFEFAFELSRLALKHKTPEIHLRYAMYLEDEGKFEEAEAEFIRAGKPKEAVLMFVHNQDWEAAQRVAEAHDPDSVAEVLVGQARGALEEKDFQKAEGLLLRAQRPGLALNFYKEAGLWSDALRICKDYVPGQLEALQEEYEREATKKGARGMEGLVEQARQWEQAGEYSRAVDCYLKVRDSGSSSLMEKCWMKAAELAIKFLPPQRSLEVVRAVGPQLTGIRKYSAAAELYLNLDLVKEAIDAFIEGEEWNKAKRVAKELDPRYEDYVDEHYKEFLKNQGKVDSLVGVDVVAALDLYVEQGQWDKCIETATKQNYKILHKYVALYATHLIREGDYGQALALYVQHGAPANPQNFNIYKRIFTDMVSSPGTNSAEAYHNWADLRDVLFNLCENLVKSSEANSPAHEEFETMLLIAHYYATRSAAQSVKQLETVAAQLSVSLLRHTQLLPADKAFYEAGIATKAVGWENMAFIFLNRFLDLTDAIEEGTLDALDHCDFQDTDIPFEVPLPAKQHVPEAQREEVRDWVLTVSMDQRLEQVLPRDERGAYEASLVAASTGVRALPCLITGYPILRNKIEFKRPGKAANKDNWNKFLMAIKTSHSPVCQDVLKFISQWCGGLPSTSFSFQ is encoded by the exons ATGCAGTTGAAGCACCTGAGGACCCTGCTGAGCCCTCAG GATGGAGCTGCAAAGGTGACCTGTATGGCTTGGTCCCAGAACAATGCCAAATTTGCTGTCTGCACAGTGGACCGAGTGGTGTTGCTGTATGATGAACACGGAGAGCGGAGAGATAAATTCTCCACCAAACCAGCTGACATGAAG TATGGCAGGAAGAGCTATATGGTGAAGGGCATGGCTTTTTCTCCTGATTCCACTAAAATTGCCATAGGACAGACCGACAACATCATCTATGTTTACAAGATTGGAGAAGATTG GGGTGACAAGAAAGTCATCTGTAACAAGTTCATCCAGACG AGTGCTGTTACTTGTCTGCAATGGCCAGCAGAGCACATCATTGTCTTTGGGCTGGCTGAAGGGAAG GTTCGTTTAGCAAACACTAAAACTAATAAGTCATCTACCATCTATGGGACAGATTCCTACGTTGTATCACTGACAACGAA ttGCTCTGGGAAAGGAATTCTCTCTGGTCATGCAGATGGCACCATCGTTAggtatttctttgatgatgaagGCTCTGGAGAGTCACAG GGGAAGTTGGTTAACCACCCATGCCCACCCTATGCCTTGGCTTGGGCAACCAACAGCATCGTGGCTGCAGGCTGTGATCGGAGGATTGTGGCCTATGGAAAGGAAGGCCATGTGCTACAAACTTTTGATTACAGCCGTGACCCTCAGGAGCGGGAGTTCACCACAGCTGCAGCAAGTCCTGGGGGCCAGTCTGTTGTGCTGGGAAGTTATGACAG ACTTCGGGTGCTCAACTGGAGCCCTCGAAGAAGCATCTGGGAAGAGGCAAAGCCCAAGGAGATTGCCAACTTATACACCGTCACTGCCTTGGCCTGGAAACGGGATGGCTCACGACTCTGTGCG GGCACACTCTGTGGTGGAGTGGAACAGTTTGACTGCTGCCTCCGGAGGAGCATTTACAAGAACAAGTTTGAGTTGACATATGTGGGACCTAGCCAG GTGATTGTGAAGAACCTGTCATCGGGGACCCGAGTGGTACTCAAGTCACACTATGGCTATGAGGTGGAAGAGGTGAAAATCCTGGGAAAGGAACGTTACCTGGTGGCCCACACATCAGACACACTGCTGCTGGGGGACCTGAACACTAATCGCCTTAGTGAG GTAGCTTGGCAGGGATCTGGTGGCAATGAGaagtatttctttgaaaatgaaaat GTGTGCATGATCTTCAATGCTGGAGAGCTAACCCTGGTGGAATACGGGAGTAATGATACCCTGGGTTCTGTACGTACCGAATTCATGAACCCCCACCTCATCAG TGTCCGTATTAATGAGAGACGTCAACGAGGAATTGAAGATAATAAGAAATTGGCTTATCTTATTGATATTAAGACTATCGCTATAG TGGATCTGATTGGTGGCTACAACATTGGCACCATCAGCCATGAGAGCCGTGTGGATTGGCTGGAACTTAATGAAACTGGACACAAGCTTCTCTTCAGAGACCGGAAACTTCGT GGTGAGGTCATAGGCCTGGAGCGAGGCGGGGGGAAGACCGAGGTGATGGTGACTGAAGGTGTGACTACAGTCGCCTACACACTGGATGAGGGCCTTATCGAGTTTGGAACAGCCATTGATGACGGCAACTACACCCG gGCAACAGCCTTCTTGGAGACTCTGGAAATGACCCCAGAAACAGAGGCAATGTGGAAAACCTTGAGCAAACTGGCACTAGAGGCAAGGCAGCTCCACATTGCTGAGAG GTGCTTTTCTGCTTTGGGCCATGTAGCAAAAGCTCGATTCCTGCACAAGACCAATGAGATTGCAGATCAAGTGTCTCGGGAATAT GGTGGAGAAGGAACAGACTTCTACCAGGTCCGAGCACGCCTAGCCATGCTGGAAAAGAACTACAAGCTGGCTGAAATGATCTTCTTGGAACAG AATGCCGTTGAGGAGGCCATGGACATGTACCAGGAGCTACATCGTTGGGATGAGTGTATCGCAGTGGCTCAGGCCAAG GGGCACCCAGCCCTGGAGAAGCTGCGCCGGGGTTACTACCAGTGGCTGATGGACACTCAGCAAGAGGAGCGAGCAGGTGAACTACAGGAGAGCCAAGGGGATGGACTAGCAGCCATCAGCCTCTACCTCAAAGCTGGGCTCCCTGCCAAAGCTGCTCGACTGGTGCTGACCCGGGAGGAACTGTTAGCCAACACGGAGCTGGTAGAACATATCACTGCAGCCCTTATCAAGGGGGAACTGTATGAAAGG GCAGGTGATCTCTTTGAGAAGATTCGAAATCCACAGCGGGCCTTGGAGTGCTACTGTAAAGGCAATGCATTCATGAAAG CGGTGGAGCTGGCTCGATTGGCATTCCCAGTGGAAGTGGTGCGACTGGAAGAGGCATGGGGGGATCACTTGGTGCAGCAGAAGCAGCTTGATGCAGCCATTAATCACTACATTGAAGCCAG GTGCTCCATTAAAGCAATTGAGGCTGCCCTGGGTGCCCGCCAGTGGAAGAAGGCAATTTATATATTAGATCTACAGGACCAGAACACTGCGTCCAAATACTATCCCCGTGTGGCCCAGCACTATGCATCTCTGCAGGAGTATGAG ATTGCCGAGGAGCTCTACATCAAAGGAGACCGGACAAAAGATGCAATCGACATGTACACTCAGGCTGGCCGCTGGGAGCAAGCCCACAAG CTGGCGATGAAGTGCATGAGACCAGAAGACGTGTCAGTGCTGTACATCACCCAGGCTCAGGAGATGGAGAAGCAGGGCAAGTACCGTGAGGCCGAAAG GCTCTACGTGACAGTGGAAGAGCCTGATCTTGCCATCACCATGTTCAAAAAGCACAAGTTGTATGATGATATGATCCGCCTGGTAGGGAAGCACCACCCAGATCTCCTCAGTGACACACACCTCCACCTGGGCAAG GAGCTGGAGGCTGAAGGCCGACTGCAGGAGGCTGAGTATCACTACCTCGAGGCTCAGGAGTGGAAGGCAACAGTGAACATGTACCGCTCCAATGGGCTTTGGGAGGAGGCCTACCGG GTGGCCAAGGCTCATGGAGGCACTAATGCCCACAAACACGTGGCCTATCTGTGGGCAAAGAGCCTGGGAGGAGAGTCTGCAGTTAGACTGCTTAATAAGCTGGGACTCCTGGAAGCTGCTATTGACCACGCTGCTGACAACTG CTCCTTTGAATTTGCTTTTGAACTCTCTCGGCTGGCCCTCAAGCACAAAACCCCTGAGATTCATCTCCGATATGCTATGTACCTGGAGGATGAG GGTAAATTTGAAGAGGCTGAAGCTGAATTCATCAGGGCTGGTAAACCCAAGGAAGCAGTTCTCAT GTTTGTCCATAACCAGGATTGGGAGGCAGCACAGCGTGTGGCCGAGGCCCACGATCCAGACAGCGTCGCCGAGGTGCTCGTGGGGCAGGCCCGGGGGGCCTTGGAGGAGAAGGACTTTCAGAAAGCAGAAGGGCTGCTGCTTCGGGCCCAGAGACCGGGCCTGGCCCTCAATTTTTATAAG GAGGCTGGATTATGGAGCGATGCCCTGCGGATCTGCAAGGATTATGTGCCGGGCCAGCTGGAGGCTCTGCAGGAAGAGTATGAGCGGGAAGCTACCAAGAAGGGGGCCAG GGGTATGGAGGGGCTAGTGGAACAAGCTCGACAGTGGGAACAGGCTGGAGAGTATAGCCGTGCCGTCGACTGCTACCTCAAGGTGCGGGACTCAGGAAGCAGCAGCCTGATGGAAAAGTGCTGGATGAAG GCAGCTGAACTCGCCATCAAGTTTCTGCCTCCTCAGCGCAGTCTGGAAGTAGTTCGGGCTGTGGGACCCCAGCTGACTGGAATCAGGAAGTACAGTGCA GCTGCAGAGCTCTATCTGAACTTGGACTTAGTCAAGGAAGCGATCGATGCTTTCATTGAGGGTGAGGAGTGGAACAAGGCCAAGCGTGTGGCCAAGGAGTTAGATCCCCG GTACGAAGACTATGTGGACGAGCATTATAAAGAGTTCCTCAAGAACCAGGGCAAAGTGGACTCG CTGGTGGGTGTGGATGTGGTAGCTGCTTTGGACCTGTATGTGGAGCAGGGCCAATGGGACAAGTGCATTGAAACGGCCACCAAGCAG AACTACAAGATTCTGCACAAGTATGTGGCTTTGTATGCGACTCACCTGATCCGAGAGGGTGACTATGGCCAGGCACTGGCCCTGTATGTGCAGCACGGAGCCCCTGCTAACCCACAG AATTTCAACATCTACAAAAGGATCTTCACAGACATGGTGAGCTCACCAGGGACCAACAGTGCTGAGGCCTATCACAACTGGGCTGATCTTCGGGATGTGCTCTTCAACTTG TGTGAAAACCTGGTGAAGTCTAGTGAGGCAAATTCTCCAGCCCATGAGGAGTTTGAGACGATGCTGCTGATTGCTCACTACTATGCCACTCGTTCGGCAGCCCAGAGTGTCAAACAGCTG GAAACTGTGGCTGCCCAGCTTTCTGTTTCACTCTTACGCCACACCCAATTACTACCTGCAGACAAGGCCTTCTATGAAGCTGGCATTGCTACCAAG GCAGTTGGCTGGGAGAACATGGCATTCATCTTCCTCAACCGCTTTCTGGATCTGACTGAT GCAATCGAAGAAGGGACTCTGGATGCCCTTGACCACTGTGACTTTCAGGATACAGACATTCCCTTTGAGGTGCCACTCCCAGCCAAGCAGCACGTACCG gaggctcagagagaagaggTTCGAGACTGGGTACTCACAGTCTCAATGGACCAGCGGCTGGAGCAGGTTCTGCCTCGGGATGAGCGCGGTGCCTATGAGGCTTCCCTGGTGGCGGCGAGCACTGGAGTTCGGGCACTACCCTGCCTCATTACAG GATACCCCATTCTGAGGAACAAAATTGAATTTAAGCGGCCAGGGAAGGCAGCTAACAAGGACAACTGGAATAAGTTCCTTATGGCGAtcaag ACCTCCCACAGCCCAGTGTGCCAGGATGTGCTGAAATTCATTAGTCAGTGGTGTGGAGGGTTACCTAGCACCAGCTTTTCCTTTCAGTAA
- the IFT172 gene encoding intraflagellar transport protein 172 homolog isoform X1, translating to MQLKHLRTLLSPQDGAAKVTCMAWSQNNAKFAVCTVDRVVLLYDEHGERRDKFSTKPADMKYGRKSYMVKGMAFSPDSTKIAIGQTDNIIYVYKIGEDWGDKKVICNKFIQTSAVTCLQWPAEHIIVFGLAEGKVRLANTKTNKSSTIYGTDSYVVSLTTNCSGKGILSGHADGTIVRYFFDDEGSGESQGKLVNHPCPPYALAWATNSIVAAGCDRRIVAYGKEGHVLQTFDYSRDPQEREFTTAAASPGGQSVVLGSYDRLRVLNWSPRRSIWEEAKPKEIANLYTVTALAWKRDGSRLCAGTLCGGVEQFDCCLRRSIYKNKFELTYVGPSQVIVKNLSSGTRVVLKSHYGYEVEEVKILGKERYLVAHTSDTLLLGDLNTNRLSEVAWQGSGGNEKYFFENENVCMIFNAGELTLVEYGSNDTLGSVRTEFMNPHLISVRINERRQRGIEDNKKLAYLIDIKTIAIVDLIGGYNIGTISHESRVDWLELNETGHKLLFRDRKLRLHLYDIEGCSKTMILNFCSYVQWVPGSDVLVAQNRNSLCVWYNIEAPERVTMSSIRGEVIGLERGGGKTEVMVTEGVTTVAYTLDEGLIEFGTAIDDGNYTRATAFLETLEMTPETEAMWKTLSKLALEARQLHIAERCFSALGHVAKARFLHKTNEIADQVSREYGGEGTDFYQVRARLAMLEKNYKLAEMIFLEQNAVEEAMDMYQELHRWDECIAVAQAKGHPALEKLRRGYYQWLMDTQQEERAGELQESQGDGLAAISLYLKAGLPAKAARLVLTREELLANTELVEHITAALIKGELYERAGDLFEKIRNPQRALECYCKGNAFMKAVELARLAFPVEVVRLEEAWGDHLVQQKQLDAAINHYIEARCSIKAIEAALGARQWKKAIYILDLQDQNTASKYYPRVAQHYASLQEYEIAEELYIKGDRTKDAIDMYTQAGRWEQAHKLAMKCMRPEDVSVLYITQAQEMEKQGKYREAERLYVTVEEPDLAITMFKKHKLYDDMIRLVGKHHPDLLSDTHLHLGKELEAEGRLQEAEYHYLEAQEWKATVNMYRSNGLWEEAYRVAKAHGGTNAHKHVAYLWAKSLGGESAVRLLNKLGLLEAAIDHAADNCSFEFAFELSRLALKHKTPEIHLRYAMYLEDEGKFEEAEAEFIRAGKPKEAVLMFVHNQDWEAAQRVAEAHDPDSVAEVLVGQARGALEEKDFQKAEGLLLRAQRPGLALNFYKEAGLWSDALRICKDYVPGQLEALQEEYEREATKKGARGMEGLVEQARQWEQAGEYSRAVDCYLKVRDSGSSSLMEKCWMKAAELAIKFLPPQRSLEVVRAVGPQLTGIRKYSAAAELYLNLDLVKEAIDAFIEGEEWNKAKRVAKELDPRYEDYVDEHYKEFLKNQGKVDSLVGVDVVAALDLYVEQGQWDKCIETATKQNYKILHKYVALYATHLIREGDYGQALALYVQHGAPANPQNFNIYKRIFTDMVSSPGTNSAEAYHNWADLRDVLFNLCENLVKSSEANSPAHEEFETMLLIAHYYATRSAAQSVKQLETVAAQLSVSLLRHTQLLPADKAFYEAGIATKAVGWENMAFIFLNRFLDLTDAIEEGTLDALDHCDFQDTDIPFEVPLPAKQHVPEAQREEVRDWVLTVSMDQRLEQVLPRDERGAYEASLVAASTGVRALPCLITGYPILRNKIEFKRPGKAANKDNWNKFLMAIKTSHSPVCQDVLKFISQWCGGLPSTSFSFQ from the exons ATGCAGTTGAAGCACCTGAGGACCCTGCTGAGCCCTCAG GATGGAGCTGCAAAGGTGACCTGTATGGCTTGGTCCCAGAACAATGCCAAATTTGCTGTCTGCACAGTGGACCGAGTGGTGTTGCTGTATGATGAACACGGAGAGCGGAGAGATAAATTCTCCACCAAACCAGCTGACATGAAG TATGGCAGGAAGAGCTATATGGTGAAGGGCATGGCTTTTTCTCCTGATTCCACTAAAATTGCCATAGGACAGACCGACAACATCATCTATGTTTACAAGATTGGAGAAGATTG GGGTGACAAGAAAGTCATCTGTAACAAGTTCATCCAGACG AGTGCTGTTACTTGTCTGCAATGGCCAGCAGAGCACATCATTGTCTTTGGGCTGGCTGAAGGGAAG GTTCGTTTAGCAAACACTAAAACTAATAAGTCATCTACCATCTATGGGACAGATTCCTACGTTGTATCACTGACAACGAA ttGCTCTGGGAAAGGAATTCTCTCTGGTCATGCAGATGGCACCATCGTTAggtatttctttgatgatgaagGCTCTGGAGAGTCACAG GGGAAGTTGGTTAACCACCCATGCCCACCCTATGCCTTGGCTTGGGCAACCAACAGCATCGTGGCTGCAGGCTGTGATCGGAGGATTGTGGCCTATGGAAAGGAAGGCCATGTGCTACAAACTTTTGATTACAGCCGTGACCCTCAGGAGCGGGAGTTCACCACAGCTGCAGCAAGTCCTGGGGGCCAGTCTGTTGTGCTGGGAAGTTATGACAG ACTTCGGGTGCTCAACTGGAGCCCTCGAAGAAGCATCTGGGAAGAGGCAAAGCCCAAGGAGATTGCCAACTTATACACCGTCACTGCCTTGGCCTGGAAACGGGATGGCTCACGACTCTGTGCG GGCACACTCTGTGGTGGAGTGGAACAGTTTGACTGCTGCCTCCGGAGGAGCATTTACAAGAACAAGTTTGAGTTGACATATGTGGGACCTAGCCAG GTGATTGTGAAGAACCTGTCATCGGGGACCCGAGTGGTACTCAAGTCACACTATGGCTATGAGGTGGAAGAGGTGAAAATCCTGGGAAAGGAACGTTACCTGGTGGCCCACACATCAGACACACTGCTGCTGGGGGACCTGAACACTAATCGCCTTAGTGAG GTAGCTTGGCAGGGATCTGGTGGCAATGAGaagtatttctttgaaaatgaaaat GTGTGCATGATCTTCAATGCTGGAGAGCTAACCCTGGTGGAATACGGGAGTAATGATACCCTGGGTTCTGTACGTACCGAATTCATGAACCCCCACCTCATCAG TGTCCGTATTAATGAGAGACGTCAACGAGGAATTGAAGATAATAAGAAATTGGCTTATCTTATTGATATTAAGACTATCGCTATAG TGGATCTGATTGGTGGCTACAACATTGGCACCATCAGCCATGAGAGCCGTGTGGATTGGCTGGAACTTAATGAAACTGGACACAAGCTTCTCTTCAGAGACCGGAAACTTCGT TTACATCTATATGATATTGAAGGTTGCTCTAAGACAATGATTCTCAACTTCTGCTCGTACGTGCAGTGGGTCCCAGGAAGTgatgtgctggtagctcagaacCGAAACAGCTTGTGTGTGTGGTACAACATTGAGGCACCCGAGAGGGTCACCATGTCCTCTATTAGG GGTGAGGTCATAGGCCTGGAGCGAGGCGGGGGGAAGACCGAGGTGATGGTGACTGAAGGTGTGACTACAGTCGCCTACACACTGGATGAGGGCCTTATCGAGTTTGGAACAGCCATTGATGACGGCAACTACACCCG gGCAACAGCCTTCTTGGAGACTCTGGAAATGACCCCAGAAACAGAGGCAATGTGGAAAACCTTGAGCAAACTGGCACTAGAGGCAAGGCAGCTCCACATTGCTGAGAG GTGCTTTTCTGCTTTGGGCCATGTAGCAAAAGCTCGATTCCTGCACAAGACCAATGAGATTGCAGATCAAGTGTCTCGGGAATAT GGTGGAGAAGGAACAGACTTCTACCAGGTCCGAGCACGCCTAGCCATGCTGGAAAAGAACTACAAGCTGGCTGAAATGATCTTCTTGGAACAG AATGCCGTTGAGGAGGCCATGGACATGTACCAGGAGCTACATCGTTGGGATGAGTGTATCGCAGTGGCTCAGGCCAAG GGGCACCCAGCCCTGGAGAAGCTGCGCCGGGGTTACTACCAGTGGCTGATGGACACTCAGCAAGAGGAGCGAGCAGGTGAACTACAGGAGAGCCAAGGGGATGGACTAGCAGCCATCAGCCTCTACCTCAAAGCTGGGCTCCCTGCCAAAGCTGCTCGACTGGTGCTGACCCGGGAGGAACTGTTAGCCAACACGGAGCTGGTAGAACATATCACTGCAGCCCTTATCAAGGGGGAACTGTATGAAAGG GCAGGTGATCTCTTTGAGAAGATTCGAAATCCACAGCGGGCCTTGGAGTGCTACTGTAAAGGCAATGCATTCATGAAAG CGGTGGAGCTGGCTCGATTGGCATTCCCAGTGGAAGTGGTGCGACTGGAAGAGGCATGGGGGGATCACTTGGTGCAGCAGAAGCAGCTTGATGCAGCCATTAATCACTACATTGAAGCCAG GTGCTCCATTAAAGCAATTGAGGCTGCCCTGGGTGCCCGCCAGTGGAAGAAGGCAATTTATATATTAGATCTACAGGACCAGAACACTGCGTCCAAATACTATCCCCGTGTGGCCCAGCACTATGCATCTCTGCAGGAGTATGAG ATTGCCGAGGAGCTCTACATCAAAGGAGACCGGACAAAAGATGCAATCGACATGTACACTCAGGCTGGCCGCTGGGAGCAAGCCCACAAG CTGGCGATGAAGTGCATGAGACCAGAAGACGTGTCAGTGCTGTACATCACCCAGGCTCAGGAGATGGAGAAGCAGGGCAAGTACCGTGAGGCCGAAAG GCTCTACGTGACAGTGGAAGAGCCTGATCTTGCCATCACCATGTTCAAAAAGCACAAGTTGTATGATGATATGATCCGCCTGGTAGGGAAGCACCACCCAGATCTCCTCAGTGACACACACCTCCACCTGGGCAAG GAGCTGGAGGCTGAAGGCCGACTGCAGGAGGCTGAGTATCACTACCTCGAGGCTCAGGAGTGGAAGGCAACAGTGAACATGTACCGCTCCAATGGGCTTTGGGAGGAGGCCTACCGG GTGGCCAAGGCTCATGGAGGCACTAATGCCCACAAACACGTGGCCTATCTGTGGGCAAAGAGCCTGGGAGGAGAGTCTGCAGTTAGACTGCTTAATAAGCTGGGACTCCTGGAAGCTGCTATTGACCACGCTGCTGACAACTG CTCCTTTGAATTTGCTTTTGAACTCTCTCGGCTGGCCCTCAAGCACAAAACCCCTGAGATTCATCTCCGATATGCTATGTACCTGGAGGATGAG GGTAAATTTGAAGAGGCTGAAGCTGAATTCATCAGGGCTGGTAAACCCAAGGAAGCAGTTCTCAT GTTTGTCCATAACCAGGATTGGGAGGCAGCACAGCGTGTGGCCGAGGCCCACGATCCAGACAGCGTCGCCGAGGTGCTCGTGGGGCAGGCCCGGGGGGCCTTGGAGGAGAAGGACTTTCAGAAAGCAGAAGGGCTGCTGCTTCGGGCCCAGAGACCGGGCCTGGCCCTCAATTTTTATAAG GAGGCTGGATTATGGAGCGATGCCCTGCGGATCTGCAAGGATTATGTGCCGGGCCAGCTGGAGGCTCTGCAGGAAGAGTATGAGCGGGAAGCTACCAAGAAGGGGGCCAG GGGTATGGAGGGGCTAGTGGAACAAGCTCGACAGTGGGAACAGGCTGGAGAGTATAGCCGTGCCGTCGACTGCTACCTCAAGGTGCGGGACTCAGGAAGCAGCAGCCTGATGGAAAAGTGCTGGATGAAG GCAGCTGAACTCGCCATCAAGTTTCTGCCTCCTCAGCGCAGTCTGGAAGTAGTTCGGGCTGTGGGACCCCAGCTGACTGGAATCAGGAAGTACAGTGCA GCTGCAGAGCTCTATCTGAACTTGGACTTAGTCAAGGAAGCGATCGATGCTTTCATTGAGGGTGAGGAGTGGAACAAGGCCAAGCGTGTGGCCAAGGAGTTAGATCCCCG GTACGAAGACTATGTGGACGAGCATTATAAAGAGTTCCTCAAGAACCAGGGCAAAGTGGACTCG CTGGTGGGTGTGGATGTGGTAGCTGCTTTGGACCTGTATGTGGAGCAGGGCCAATGGGACAAGTGCATTGAAACGGCCACCAAGCAG AACTACAAGATTCTGCACAAGTATGTGGCTTTGTATGCGACTCACCTGATCCGAGAGGGTGACTATGGCCAGGCACTGGCCCTGTATGTGCAGCACGGAGCCCCTGCTAACCCACAG AATTTCAACATCTACAAAAGGATCTTCACAGACATGGTGAGCTCACCAGGGACCAACAGTGCTGAGGCCTATCACAACTGGGCTGATCTTCGGGATGTGCTCTTCAACTTG TGTGAAAACCTGGTGAAGTCTAGTGAGGCAAATTCTCCAGCCCATGAGGAGTTTGAGACGATGCTGCTGATTGCTCACTACTATGCCACTCGTTCGGCAGCCCAGAGTGTCAAACAGCTG GAAACTGTGGCTGCCCAGCTTTCTGTTTCACTCTTACGCCACACCCAATTACTACCTGCAGACAAGGCCTTCTATGAAGCTGGCATTGCTACCAAG GCAGTTGGCTGGGAGAACATGGCATTCATCTTCCTCAACCGCTTTCTGGATCTGACTGAT GCAATCGAAGAAGGGACTCTGGATGCCCTTGACCACTGTGACTTTCAGGATACAGACATTCCCTTTGAGGTGCCACTCCCAGCCAAGCAGCACGTACCG gaggctcagagagaagaggTTCGAGACTGGGTACTCACAGTCTCAATGGACCAGCGGCTGGAGCAGGTTCTGCCTCGGGATGAGCGCGGTGCCTATGAGGCTTCCCTGGTGGCGGCGAGCACTGGAGTTCGGGCACTACCCTGCCTCATTACAG GATACCCCATTCTGAGGAACAAAATTGAATTTAAGCGGCCAGGGAAGGCAGCTAACAAGGACAACTGGAATAAGTTCCTTATGGCGAtcaag ACCTCCCACAGCCCAGTGTGCCAGGATGTGCTGAAATTCATTAGTCAGTGGTGTGGAGGGTTACCTAGCACCAGCTTTTCCTTTCAGTAA